The genome window cttgcactaagttatccatccaccacatatataacgctagtaaaaactataatatcaagcaagcaacactctcatcgactactgatacattcaccaattgataaaaaatatgaagtaaataaggaataacaagtttgttgttcatttataaaataaaatgacaatatgcactaggtttggtcgggtttaaaaaacccacgggttcacgggtttgggtactataggaacaaacccgtacccataaacccgctGGGTACAGATTTATGCccgttaacaaacccatgggtatgaaaattgacccaaacccgtaccctaatggggtaaaaaaccatcgggtttcgggtttcgggtacccattgccatctctagagcCGGGCcaggccgggcggcccgtttggccatctctactcCTCGTGTCTCCGGCTTTGACGTACATCGACGCCATCCTGTTGGAGTGGCCGACGGACCTGGCTCGGTCACACGGAAACCGTCGAACACCCATCCTCCTCGCGTCACCCAGCGACCCACGAGAGACATAGACCGCTAGCAGCAAGCAGCCGACGCCGGCACGGCGGCGAGCACCTCCTTGACGACGCGGCAGTGCACCACGGCGGCGGCGGAGGGAGGAGGTGACAAGCAGGCCATGGATCTGGTTGAGCTGCCGTTTAAACGAATTTTTGTGACATAATTTTAGTGAAACCCTGCGTTTCACAAAGGCCGCTGAAACTGAAATCACGTGAATTTCTCAACGTTTTCAGTCGGCGCTGTGCTTATTGGTTGGGGTTCGTATCATTTTCAGAGAATCAGAGAATGGGGTTGCATGAGAGAAGTTGGTACAAGTCACTGCACCAGAGCATCGTGTGGGCAGGTAGTTTTCTTAATTAGGCACAAGCAAACGGCTGAAAAATCGTCCCCATGCAGCTTAGAGcgcgccgtcaccgtcgccgtcgtgcCCGCCGCCGCCGGTTCCACCTGCAGTGTCCGCCGTGACGACGTCGACGAGGAAGTCGAAGAGGTCGGTGTTGTGCACGGCCGTGGCGACGTCCTCCCTGTGCACGGTGCGGCGCTTGCCGTCGAGCGTGGCGGCCCAGGCGCGGCGCGTGAGCTCGGCGACGAAGAGCTCGCACGCCTTGGAGAACACAACGGGCGCCTCGCAGGAGATCATCCTGGCGCCGCCGTCCGCGGCGGCCGCCGCCTCCCCCGCGGAGCGCttcatgatcttcttgatgcgcgccAGCGGCAGCGCGTGCGGGCCCGTCCGCGCCGACACCCCGCCGCAGAAGATCCCCGAGTACGGCCTCGCCTGCCTCATGGTTAGTTTCTTTGCTGCTACTACCGACCTACCGTACGTCGATCGCCGGTGCAATTTTACCGATCGAGATGGGCGGTGAACTGGCCGGCGCAGAGGGCGCGAGGTGCCTCTAATATATTTATATACGTACGCAGGTGGAGGAAGGAGCGCGTGGCGTGGCGCGGTGCGTCGCATCGCTTTGGTCGTCGCTAGCTAGCTGCCCACGCAAGGCCGGCAATGGAGGTGGTGGCGGCCGGCCGCTTCGACAAGGACCGGCGCGATCTAGACGACTAAACAAACGGGAGAGATGCATCTGCCTGCGAATTGAGATGGTGTACGTAGGTAGAGGGGAGTAGAGAACAGATGTAGATAGCGTAGTAGTTTATTTGGACGTTGTTGTTGCTTGCATTTGCATCCTTGCGGCTGCTAGCTAGTCGTAAGAGCTGCCCCGGCCCCTTGCTTGCATCACCCACCATCACGCATGCTGCACACAGCTGAGGCGATCTATACACATCGTCATGGTGCTACGCCCACTTTGGGGCCTCACCCGCGTCGGTGGCTCGCGGGGAGCGCACCTACGCCGAGAGTCGTGGCTGACCGGAGCCGTACCTTACCGGAGGGACTACGCCAGCCGGGCACGCGCTACACTGGAAGTGTCTCGTCGACGCCAGAAACCGTGCCTGCGCTGGGACCGCGCCGCGCAGCACGTCGGTGGCCTGGCCTGTAGCCTGCTGCTGCGTCGCATGCTCCATAGCCTCCAGCCTCCACTGCTCCTGCCACCAAACCGAGAGGAGAGGCGATCCGTTTTCTCAGACGCAGGAAAAAAAATTGCTGCACGCAACGCACTACGTGGGCCCCACCATGCCACCACGCCTGGCCGCATGTAGAGATGTCCAAATGGGCCGCCCGGCCCGTTTTGGACCTGGCCCGCCAGACACGATTAGAAAACCGGGTcgggcccgcagcgggcctaaacggaccgggccgggctgtttagcacgaaaaaacgggCCGAAAAACCGGCTATGCGgaccggtaagcacgttttagtgtaaaacaagcgggcttaacgggcttagaggtaaacgggtcgTGCCGGGCTAGTCCATCGTGCCTAGTTTCTTATCCGAGCCCgacccgcttattcgtgccgggccggcccgggcccgcataGAACCGGACCGTGCCGGGTTCAGACCGGGCCCAAAcaacgggcttcgtgccgggctcacgagcctcgtgcttattggacatcAATAGCCGCATGCGTCTCCCAGCCCTGTTCCTTCATGTGGCCCCGCCTTAGTGCGCGTGTGGATAGGAATTTGCAACTGTGGTGCGTCCTGGTCTTTGTGCGTGAAGAAAGGAGCCAACGGTTAAAAAACGAGGATTTGTTTATCGTGTCCGCTGGACCAACTTTTTTGCTTTTTAGCTCTGGTTTAGCGGCAAGAGAATTAGAGAGAGTATATAAGGTGAAATATTTtgctattcaattttaaatagcaAGAAATTTTTTTCTCATACATACTCTCTAATTCTCTTATCACCAAACTAGCTCTTAAAGATTGAGTGGCTAAAGATAACATATTTTGTGCGTATGGCGAGACCATGTTTCGTGGGCTAGCACGTCGTGGCCCAAATATTGATTGGCCCATTCTTTATTGCCTTGTTCAGTTGTGTAGGGTTCAAAGGAACTAGATTTTTTCTATTTAATTTTGACTACATTTAATCCTTTGAACAAAATAGACAGGTTCGGACTGAGTTGCCTATTTTGCCATATGTAGAATTATAGTGGGACTCCACATGTATTAAGGTGGATTTAGgtataaattagtttaatttaCACCACAATTCATCTCAATACATGTGGATTCGGATCAATACTATAGCACTCAAACAAAACCTAAACGGTTTTAGCTCCATCAGCTCCGCTAGAAAAGTCCCTCCTCATACTATAAATATAAGAGCATATACAATCTAGAGTCTCTTGTTCGGTTTTTTATatacaagagacacctaagaaaTTGTATCATATATTAGAATGTTTTTCAAACCACTCGGACCAGGATACCACAACATTCCAGTtatttgggtcccgcctcactgctgtctgatgtgacacagtaggtaggaacagtttccaccaacataaacctctgcccaagaaaagcccaaaaataattccccgcaccccgctcaaaaatacatctgtatttttgattttccaaatatctctaaatattcaaattctagaatattccaagaatattcctttccttttctttttctccctatgattataaaatccaaaactcctccatccaaactcagatttcagtcattcttgtttctaaaattcttgtcaaactattctctatccaaccatgtcatcccttaagcatggttcatattccagaaaactcccaaaatactcttgtcccgtattctgcctataactctcctgtccatgctaagtcagacgattctttcgtcactattctcaccaatagtgaacttcactgagctacaccacatacacctagctataaatacacccagctaccctctcccactccacacactcaacaccctcagccaaggcaaacaccccactcactcagttactccgctctgccgactACACGcacagtgtcgcttcgcctccagtccaccctcctggtaagcacctccgctccaccactagtagtacctCAACACCAcacgacacagattctactcaagactctgcccatccatatatcgctattctgaccactatactaaatatatgTTGgtgtacttgttggtttgtatgtttgtttgttcatgttgcatagttatcggagcgttcgtgccatctcgtggaggccagatctgcaagtctacgccaggcagtggagctagaagccagttccatgagctcctcttcccccttcaccggataagcacggcaagctcactggatccctttgatgcataaattacctatgtttttcaaccacaaccctcatcctgttattttatgcatgatatgattttgagacaagttattatggccacccagccgcttgccgcaatcaatacctgatatatttgttacaaatgatttgaggaaagatgtgagttttcaaaagaaaatgcttttcaaaatgtgtatgatgaagggttttcacccttatcacctttgagtagggatgatcagggactccctggtttaggggagggcctaaggtgatggctcagctggtttaggcgtgagcagaagaattgtcccctcatataaggaccggtttgtcatccttcactacctgtactcatgataagtacaaccactcgagactgtgtgggcagtcactcaatctgaactcatacggtccaaccccagggttatgaaggctggggagcaccgggaggataaggagggggaatgttttgtccggtttggacatggcggtggcctgactccttccggtataaccattaaggttaggacgtgcggggaaagaaagagattcggattcgggtctcactagctatgagatcgcagagccggactagtgggtaaagtgtacacctctgcgcagagtttgaaaacctattcgaatagtccgtgtccactggtatggacgagtctggtatggtatggcaattaatgttttgttttcaaaaaaggatgcatttgagaaaaatggtttttaaaaggtccggcggtttagccatgagctatggtggacaggaagtccagtagctatttttgaaaatgaaaaccagtgggaaactgctgagatatctggatggtttagtccaggggatttcgttctatactgaaaaacttcctgctccttttggagaggatgcaccttgcaaaatacaaaatgtttttcaaaacaaccctgcataaaatattgttgtttctgtaaatatcctgagctccacatattccatgcattatatttgaattccccattccgcgggtgaaggtgggctgctgagtacgtttgtactcacccttgcttatttattttttttcagaaaaaggagatcgggtaagagttacggctgttcccaaccttgcctgtggctgttggaccgctgacttgtttcactgcgtatatcgggctgcttcagccccactctgatgatatgtcccaagttgtggaccaactcttaaagttgatcgccacctttataggtttgtctcgtttaagaagATCTGTAATCatttgatgtataaatgtgtttactagcctcctgggactagtaattatatcacatttgagtcctagaggattggggcgcttcagaaGGAGAAAGCACATAATTTGTTTACCGAAGTTTGATTCCACAAAGAAACTTATGACTCCGTTGAAGGGTTCACAAAGAAttagatctctttcaacccttttctccCTTAAAAGATCACCAAGATCGAGCTTGAGTTCCTTTATTTTCTCAAATGGTGAGAGCAAACTCTCACAAGGCACTCCACACAAAGTAGGAGTCTATTTATTGCTTTACAAACTTAGGAGCAGCAACTCCACATACTTTGATCACAAGAATTCTCCTCTATCTGCATTAAGCCCAACTCAACACAAGTGTTATAGCAACTCTTTGCTATTCTAGCTCTCAAAATATGTCTATTATAAGCACACCTGACATGGGCGGATCTAGGGGTATGCCTTGGCATAGCCTGCATACCTGGTGTATACAAAAATATGTATATAAAGAATAACAAAATATTTAGAAATTTCACATAAAAAGGATGGTGTGTTAATAGTTTTGTAGATTATGCTTTATTTATGTTTTGGCTTATGACCTTAGGAGTCTATCTAATAAATTTATGATATGGTTTGCTAGACGGACAATACGATCATAAATTCGACATACCATTGTCTAGGCTCACAAAAACGACAAAACACCCAAACAACTTATGATGGGTCTAAAGTTTTCAATAATCGAGAGGCAGGAAAGGATCGAGGTTGATCAACAACTCGATATATATTATGTGACTGTTAGTATAATCATAGTTCACATGTGAGAGTTTAGAATTTAATCCGTGCAAATATAATTTATTTAATCGTTTGGTAATATATTTTAAGTGGGCGAAGATAACATAATTAAGATATTTATTATGTCTCTTAGAAGGTCTCAGCTAAAAAGTCATATAAACTATCAACATGACTTTTCATTTATTTATATTGTAAtttatgaataattttaatttactttccaaATTTAAGACTtattaattatatttctaacttaaccttcaaatttaaatttactgtgtaatttgatgtaaaatTAGTTTTTGAGTTGTTAAATGTTTGATCGAATATATATGAAAATTTTAGATGACATACTCTATAGTAAAATCCTAGATCCGCCACTGCTAGGAGATGATCCTTTCACTTGTATATCATGCTTAACTCTTGGATGGAGTTGTGTCCGGTTGGGGGGTTTATATACCCTCCCCACTCAAAACTAATAATTTGAACCCCACTCAGATTTCTGCGTACTCACTGGACATGTCAGGTGGTGCGTCTCAGAATTAGTCATTGGGTAGAGCTGTCAAACCGTTAGTCTAATACCATGCTCTAGACATGTCAGGTGTGCCACTAGATACGCCACGTCAGCTAGTCGTAGGAGCTTCCTGTTAGCCAACCATAGAACATTGTAGATTTGGTGCGCCATCCGGTATGCCACCAGATATGTCAGGTGCACCCAGCTTGAGTTGATCCATTTAACATGCTCTTTGAGTGTTGTGTATGGTGTGCCATCCGGTGCAACATTGGACACGTCAGGTGCCCTTTAGCTGACTTAGCACCAATTTACATGTTCTCTAGAAGCCATATACATTGTGGTATCTGGTGGTGTCTTCTAACCCCCGAAGTCCAAATTTAGCCTCTCTGCATGtcgtatccggtgcaccaccggaaaaGTCTGTTGTTCCCTAGTTGTTTCTAAGTTGTTTATTTGACTTCCTTTGATTGGTCTTGGCTTGTTTTTTGGACATTTGTATGACTTAGATAAATGTTCAATAAGTCACTTTTAAGTAATTTTAAGTCCATTTATTGACATATTGATCTAAGTTGACATTCTGAATTGCTTTATATATTTTTCCAAGTGTATGTTGCATCCTTTGGGCTCTATAATCAACCACTTTACAAATTTATTAGTCCAAATAGTTGTGCTGGTCATCAAACGGCAAAATTAATATTGAAATGATTTGAGGTCTATTCCCCTTACAATGCTACCATGTggaatcctggcccaaggcttatagGATTCATAGAATACTCATAACAACAAGATGCACATTTCACCTTCTTTTTTGAAATTCTATCTTGGAAGAACCTTTGCGTTAAGCGTGTTTAGCTCAGAGCATTTTTTGGATAAGTGATCGACCTGAAAGATATCTCAGGTGCACACAAGTGAGAATAAAGTATAcataaaagactcgtgttggtctttgTGGATGGTCTATAGTCCTAGATGGCTGCTAGAAATAACCATAGTTGGTCAATGAGTGATTAGGGTGTTACTTATTGCCTCTAGAATTATTACTGGCACACATTTATCTCCACGAGTTAAAGAACCTCTCCATGCTATCGAGCAATTCTCACACTGTCAACGTATGCAATCTATACTTACAAGCATACCAGGAAAACCATGAGATTCTCTAACTTAGAGAAGATGTTCTACATCATCTTGATTTGGAGGCTGCAAGTATTTTTACCAAAAACCTCAATAATTTCTTCAACAAATTTGCCCCAAAATCCAAAGTTGTGCTTGTTGCGAGCTTCAAATTCTCATCAAGTTTGTCGCTTAGAGTACCATATAAGCTAGCATGCATCTGGATAGCAACAATACATTTTTGGAGATCACGATGTCCACGTCGTCCTCTTTTCCTCCATCCATCTAATTGCAATCCAGTGGCTAAGAAGCCTTTCCCGTATCTTTAGCCGCGAAGCGTCCGTCCGGCATCGAAAGCTTCCAGATCCCTCTCCCAGTCTCTCTCCTATAATCCTATGGCTTGGTGGCCGTCTCTCCCCAACCACTCGGCTTCTCGCCCCCTGCCCTCCATTGCTCCCGACCCCAATAGCGCCGCTCTGACCTGCTTTTGCGTCGCCGCCGCCGTCAAATCGCTTCCGCTCTTCCACGCCATCTCCACCGACAAGGCTGTCTGGTGAGCGCGCCGCCCTGCTCGCTGGAGCCAACCACCACCATGCATGCCCATTGCGTGGGCAGAAGGCGCAGCACAAGGGCCTACTGCTTGGTGGAGAGGAGGGCAAAGTCGCGACCTTTTCATTGAGTAGAAGCATCGGCGCTGTGCTGTTCCGCCGTGCCCTCCTCCTCCAAAGTCGGCCTCCCCTCACGCTTCTTCAGCGGCGCCTACCGAGAGGCGAGAGAGGAAGTTCGCTCCGATCTGGAAAAGTTCTTCGCAGGCCATAATGAACCTCCTCAATGTCTACGTCCACGCCAACCTGGCCGCAACGCTCGCCCTCTCGCCCATGACCTCCTTTCGCGTCCGCGTCATTCGGGGGGCACCCACCGCGCCTCCGCCACGCTCATCTGCGTCGCGCACGGCGCACTACCTCCTCGCCACTGTGCCGCTCGACGATCCGACGCCGGCACGGCAGCGAGCCCCTCCTTGACGACGCAGCAGTGCACCGCGTCGAGCTGCCGTTTAAACGAATTTTTGTGACATAATTTTGGTGAAACCCTGCGTTTATGTGAATTTCTCAACGTTTTCAGTCGGCGCTGTGCTTATTGGTTGGGGTTCGTATCATTTTCAGAGAATGGGATTTCATGAGAGAAGTTGGTACAAGTCACCGCACCAGAGCATCGTGTGGGCAGGTGGTTTTTTAATTAGGCACAAGCAAACGGCTGAAAATTCGTCCCCATGCAGCTTAGAGCGGGCCGTCGCCGtcgtgcccgccgccgccgccgccggttcCACCTGCAGTGTCCGCCGTGACGACGTCGACGAGGAAGTCGAAGAGGTCGGTGTTGTGCACGGCCGTGGCGACGTCCTCCCTGTGCACGGTGCGGCGCTTGCCGTCGAGCGTGGCGGCCCAGGCGCGGCGCGTGAGCTCGGCGACGAAGAGCTCGCACGCCTTGGAGAACACAACGGGCGCCTCGCAGGAGATCATCCTGGCGCCGCCGTCCGCGGCGGCCGCCGCCTCCCCCGCGGAGCGCttcatgatcttcttgatgcgcgccAGCGGCAGCGCGTGCGGGCCCGTCCGCGCCGACACCCCGCCGCAGAAGATCCCCGAGTACGGCCTCGCCTGCCTCATGGTTAGTTTCTTTGCTGCTACTACCGACCTACCGTACGTCGATCGCCGGTGCAATTTTACCGATCGAGATGGGCGGTGAACTGGCCGGCGCAGAGGGCGCGAGGTGCCTCTAATATATTTATATACGTACGCAGGTGGAGGAAGGAGCGCGTGGCGTGGCGCGGTGCGTCGCATCGCTTTGGTCGTCGCTAGCTAGCTGCCCACGCAAGGCCGGCAATGGAGGTGGTGGCGGCCGGCCGCTTCGACAAGGACCGGCGCGATCTAGACGACTAAACAAACGGGAGAGATGCATCTGCCTGCGAATTGAGATGGTGTACGTAGGTAGAGGGGAGTAGAGAACAGATGTAGATAGCGTAGTAGTTTATTTGGACGTTGTTGTTGCTTGCATTTGCATCCTTGCGGCTGCTAGCTAGTCGTAAGAGCTGCCCCGGCCCCTTGCTTGCATCACCCACCATCACGCATGCTGCACACAGCTGAGGCGATCTATACACATCGTCATGGTGCTACGCCCACTTTGGGGCCTCACCCGCGTCGGTGGCTCGCGGGGAGCGCACCTACGCCGAGAGTCGTGGCTGACCGGAGCCGTACCTTACCGGAGGGACTACGCCAGCCAGGCACGCGCCACACTGGAAGTGTCTCGTCGACGTCAGAACCGTGCCTGCGCTGGGACCGCGCCGCGCAGCACGTCGGTGGCCTGGCCTGTATCCTGCTGCTGCGTCGCATGCTCCATAGCCTCCAGCCCTCCACTGCTCCTGCCACCAAACCGAGAGGAGAGGCGATCCGTTTTCTCAGGCGCAGGAAAAAAAAAACTGCTGCACGCAACGCACTACGTGGGCCCCACCATGCCACCACGCCTGGCCGCATGTAGAGATGTCCAAATGAGCCGCCCAGCCCGTTTTAGACTTGGCCCGCCAGGCACGATTAGAAAACCGAGCcgggcccgcagcgggcctaaacgggctgGGCCGGGCTGTTTAGCACAAAAAAAACGGGCCGAAAAACGAGCTAtacgggccggtaagcacgttttagtgtaaaaaaagcgggcttaacgggcttagaggtaaacgggtcgtgccgggctagcccaccgtgcctagtttcttATCCGAGCCCgacccgcttattcgtgccgggccggcccgacccCGCATAGAACTGGGCCGTGCCGGGCTCAGACCGGGCCCAAAcaacgggcttcgtgccgggctcacggaCCTCGTGCTTATTAGACATCTATAGCCGCATGCGTCTCCCAGCCCCGTTCCTTCACGTGGCCCCGCCTTAGTGCGCGTGTGGATAGGAATTTGCAACTGTGGTGGGTCCTGGTCTTTGTGCGTGAAGAAAGGAGCCAACGGTTAAAAAACGAGGATTTGTTTATCGTGTCCGCTGGATCAACTTTTTTGCTTTTTAGCTCTAGTTTAGCGGCAAGAGAATTAGAGAGAGTATATAAGGTGAAATATTTtgctattcaattttaaatagcaAGAAATTTTTTTCTCATACATACTCTCTAATTCTCTTATCACCAAACTAGCTCTTAAAGATTGAGTGGCTAAAGATAACATATTTTGTGCGTATGGCGAGACCATGTTTCGTGGGCTAGCACGTCGTGGCCCAAATATTGATTGGCCCATTCTTTATTGCCTTGTTCAGTTGTGTAGGGTTCAAAGGAACTAGATTTTTTCTATTTAATTTTGACTACATTTAATCCTTTGAACAAAATAGACAGGTTCAGACTGGGTTGCCTATTTTGCCATATGTAGTATTATAGTGGGACTCCACATGTATTAAGGTGGATTTAGgtataaattagtttaatttaCACCACAATTCATCTCAATACATGTGGATTCGGATCAATACTATAGCACTCAAATAAAACCTAAACGGTTTTAGCTCCATCAGCTCCGCTAGAAAAGTCCCTCCTCATACTATAAATATAAGAGCATATACAATCTAGAGTCTCTTGTTCGGTTTTTTATatacaagagacacctaagaaaTTGTATCATATATTAGGATGTTTTTCAAATCAGTCGTATTATAAATGCTCTCAAGAGACATTATATATGGAGATTCGTGTAGATACAGACTCTTCGCGAAAATTCCATCTCTTGTATTTTTTTGCACTTAACCCTTTAAAGGCCTCTCAAGAAACAGAGTATTAAATGAGGTTCTACGTACTCTAGAATCCGAAGTTTTCCCTCTTTATTT of Zea mays cultivar B73 chromosome 8, Zm-B73-REFERENCE-NAM-5.0, whole genome shotgun sequence contains these proteins:
- the LOC103636395 gene encoding uncharacterized protein, whose product is MRRTAPRHALLPPPAYVYKYIRGTSRPLRRPVHRPSRSVKLHRRSTYGRSVVAAKKLTMRQARPYSGIFCGGVSARTGPHALPLARIKKIMKRSAGEAAAAADGGARMISCEAPVVFSKACELFVAELTRRAWAATLDGKRRTVHREDVATAVHNTDLFDFLVDVVTADTAGGTGGGGHDGDGDGAL
- the LOC100281874 gene encoding uncharacterized protein LOC100281874, producing the protein MRQARPYSGIFCGGVSARTGPHALPLARIKKIMKRSAGEAAAAADGGARMISCEAPVVFSKACELFVAELTRRAWAATLDGKRRTVHREDVATAVHNTDLFDFLVDVVTADTAGGTGGGGGGHDGDGPL